The following proteins are co-located in the Meriones unguiculatus strain TT.TT164.6M chromosome 4, Bangor_MerUng_6.1, whole genome shotgun sequence genome:
- the Dsn1 gene encoding kinetochore-associated protein DSN1 homolog, with protein sequence MTSVTAPEDQEPVMSQTQDHQLQPSLSPLEVLPKSSASLEMMTQGSSKEKNHLDWPEEGESCVANSQERLQLGLSHLSFEEPSVCHQTRRQSWRRASMKEINRRKSLAPFHPGITELSRSISVNLGESKRLGALLLSSFQFSVEKLEPFLKSSKDFSPECFRAKASSLSEELKRFTEKLESDGTLQKCFVEDSKEKAPDFSLEASVAEVKKYITKFSLERQAWDQLLLQYQKAVPPKEMPRESTESEVTEVKVDPTTYHGSSQEEVLNTKPDYQKIVQSQNQVFASMELVMDELQGSVKQLQAFMDESTQCLQKVSAQLKKRSTEKLDSSPARKLLRLHLQNSSTTQ encoded by the exons ATGACTTCAGTGACCGCACCAGAAG ACCAGGAGCCAGTGATGTCCCAGACTCAGGATCATCAATTGCAACCAAGTCTCAGCCCTTTGGAAGTACTGCCTaaatcctctgcctccctggagaTGATGACTCAAGGCAGttcaaaggagaaaaatcacCTAGATTGGCCTGAAGAGGGGGAAAGTTGTGTTGCCAACAGCCAGGAGAGACTTCAGCTGGGGTTGTCTCATTTGTCCTTTGAAGAACCGTCTGTCTGTCATCAAACCAGGAGGCAGTCCTGGCGACGAGCAAGTATGAAAGAAATAAACCGACGGAAGTCATTGGCTCCCTTTCACCCAGGCATCACAG AGCTCAGCAGGTCCATCAGTGTGAATTTAGGAGAAAGCAAGCGGCTTGGCGCCCTCCTGCTCTCCAGTTTCCAG ttctcaGTTGAGAAGCTTGAGCCTTTCTTAAAGAGCAGTAAGGACTTCAGCCCGGAATGTTTCAGAGCAAAAG CATCTTCTCTTTCTGAAGAATTGAAACGTTTTACAGAAAAGCTGGAAAGTGATGGAACTCTACAAAAATGTTTCGTTGAAGATTCAAAAGA AAAAGCACCAGATTTTTCGCTGGAAGCATCAGTAGCTGAggtgaaaaaatatataacaaa GTTTTCTTTAGAACGTCAGGCTTGGGATCAGCTCTTACTACAGTACCAGAAGGCAGTTCCACCTAAAGAGATGCCCAG agaaTCAACTGAAAGCGAAGTCACTGAGGTCAAAGTAGATCCTACAACATATCATGGGTCTTCCCAGGAGGAAGTTCTGAACACAAAGCCAGACTACCAGAAAATAGTACAGAGTCAGAACCAAGTCTTCGCCTCTATGGAGTTGGTG ATGGATGAGCTGCAAGGATCAGTGAAGCAGCTGCAGGCCTTCATGGATGAAAGTACTCAGTGCCTCCAGAAGGTGTCAGCACAGCTCA AGAAGAGAAGCACGGAAAAATTAGATTCTTCACCTGCTCGAAAACTGCTCAGACTCCACCTACAGAACTCATCGACCACACAGTGA